CCGCGCTCGAAAGCGCGACCGCTCTGCCGGAGCACGCGCCGGCTGCCGCCCGCGGATGCTCCTGCCCCTGGTAACGGTGGGCGCTCCGCCCGGGTCTACTCGCACCGTCTCAGGCACTTTCGGCCGGAAGCTCGGGAGGGATCTTCGGCAGGGGGCGCGGCGTCCGCTTGCACCGAACCGGACTCGCTGGGCCGGCCGGCCCCGCCTACTCGTCTCCGTCGTCGCCGTATCTATCCGATTGCCTTGAGTGTAGGAAGCGCTCGCTAGCACTGTCAATCGCGCGGCCGACAGATCGCGCGGCTCCGGCCGCCCGCGGGCGTAGCCCGTCGGCGGAAGAGACGCTACGATGCCTCAAGATGCATGCGGAGTACGTGGATGGTCGGCACAACCACCGAATCGGCGAGCGGCACCGGGCAGCCCTGGAGCGAGGCCGAGATCACCCGCCTGTTGGCCACGCCGGCGCGCCTGGCGCAGGGCTGGGTGCCCGGCCCGCCGCCAAACAAGCCGGTCATTTCGCTCTACGCCGGTGTGCCGGATGCGCCGACTTTCCCCGTCGCGGAGATCGGCGAGGCCGTGCGCACCGTGCTGCAACGCGAGCCGGCGCCGGCGCTCGAATACCTGCTCGGCACGCCGCAGGGGGTCGTCGAGCTGCGGCAGATGGTCGTGGACGTGATGGAGCCGGAGCCGGGTCTTGCGCTCGGCGCCCAGAACGTCGTGATCACCAGCGGCAGCGCCCACGCCTTCGCCTGCGTCTGCCAGACCTTCCTCGACCCCGGTGACTACTGCGTAATCGAGGCTCCGACCTACGCGGGCGCCATCCGCGCGGCCAAGGGCTCCGCCGCACGCTTCGCCGCCGTGCCGATGGACGAACAGGGCATGCGCGTTGACCGGCTCGACGAGACGCTGGATCGGCTCGAACGCGAGGGCACGCCGGCGAAGCTGATCTACATCATCCCCGTCTTTCACAACCCGGCCGGAACCACCATGCCGCTCGAACGGCGGCGGCAGCTGATCGAGGTCGCCTCGCGCCACCGCGTGCTGATCGTGGAAGACGACGCCTACGGTGAGCTGCGCTACCGCGGCGAGCCGGTGCCCTCGCTGCTTTCGCTTTCCGGCGGCGAGGGCGTGATCCGCATGGGCACGGTCAGCAAGACGATCGCGCCGGGACTGCGCGTGGGCTGGATCAAGGGCCCGAAGCCGCTGATCGACGGCCTCGTGCGCATGCGCTTCGACAACGGCACCAGTCCGTTTGCCCAGCGCACCGTGCGCGCCTATGTGGAAGCGGGCCACTTCCGGCCGCACGTGGCCGTGGTGCGCGATGTCTACAAGCGCAAGTTCGAGGCGATGGACGCCGCGCTGGGCGAGCACCTGAGCCGCCTCTGCAGCTGGACCGATCCCGACGGGGGCTTTTTCATCTGGGTGAAGCTGCCCGACGGTCTCAGCGATCTGGCGCTGCAGCCGTTCGCCTGGGACGAGGGGGTGAGCTACTTCCCTGGCAGCGCCTTCTACATGAACGACGACGAGCACGGCCACATCCGCCTCGCCTTCAGCGCCGTGCGCCCGCAGGAGATCGGTGAGGCGGTGGCGCGTCTCGGCCGCGCGATCACGCGCGCCGCGGCCGGCGCCCGCTGACGTTGGCTGCGCTGGCCGCCGTCGGCCCGGTCGGGGAGCTGCTCCTGCTGCCCGATGGTGGCGGTGCGCCCATCACCCTCGCCCATCCGGAGGTGCAGTCACCGCTTGTTCGGCCCGCTCCCTTCGCCTATAGCTGGCCGACCTGGACAGCGGACGGTGCGGCGCTCCTCGTCGCCACGATCGAAGCCGAGGCGGGTGGCCAGCCGCCGGCCCAACTGCTGCGCATCGAAACGCGCGGCGAAGCCGTCGCCTCGTTGTTCCGCAGTCCCGAGGGCGGGGGTATGCTGGGGCCTCGCATGCCCTATTATGTCAACCCGTCTCCGGACGCACGCCACGTTGCGCTGCTCGCGCCCACGCCGATGGTCGGCCTCACGTTGCTGTTCCTCGACGCCGAAGGGCGTGGTCCGGCGCAGGGCGTGGCACGGGGGGCGCCGCTGTTCAGCGCCTGGTCGCCGCGCTCGGACGCGTTGCTGCTGCACGTCGGCGGCGAGATCTCGTTGCTGGAGCTGGCGACGGCGCCGGCCACGCAAACCTTCGCCAGCAATCACACCGGCTACCGCGTGCCGGCCTGGTCGGCGGACGGCGAGTCGTTCGCCGTGTGCGCCGCGGACGGCCCGCGTTTCGCCTTGCAGCGCTTCGACCGTGCCGGCAAGAAGCTCGAGGCCCTGGCCGAGTCCGCAAGCACCGCGGCGTTCACCTGGTCGCCCGACGGCGCGTATATCGCTCTGGCGCAACTGCTCAACGCCGATCCGCCGCGCTACACCGGCCTGCGGCTGGTCGGCCTGGACGGCGCCGCCGAACGCCGCGCCCGCTGCGGCGAGTGCCTCGCCTTCGTCTGGTCGCCGTCCGGCGAACGATTGGCGGTGCTGCTGCCGACACCGCGTGACGGCCACGTCGCCTGGCTGGTGATCGATCGGGACGGCGAGCCTGTGCGGCGCTTCCCCGCGTTCGAGCCGTCGCCGGAGTTCAGTATGGCGATCGCCTTCTTCGACCAGTACGCTTTGTCGCATCGGTTGTGGTCGGCAGACGGCACGCGCCTGCTCGCCTGCGGCCGCATGCAGCTCAACGGCACGCCGCCGGAACTGCTGGGACCGACGATCTACGTCCACGACCTGCGCGACGGCGCCACGCGCTCGGTCGCGTCCGGAGTGATCGCCTTCTGGTCGCCGCGGCCGGACGCGAGCGCCCAACCGAAGAGCGAAACATGATCTGCGCCTGGTGTATGCACTGCGGCCCCTACGACGAGGACTACGTGTTCGATGCCGAGCGCTACTGCGGCATCTGCGCCCGCCAAATGCCGCGCGGGCGCGACGGCTGGCTCGCCGCCTTCGACGCGCTCACACCCGAAATGCTTGCCACGGTTGAGCAGGAGTTGAACAAGATCGGCTGGAGCAAATCGGGCCTGCAGCCGGAGATCATCGCGGGCATCGGCGAGGCGATCGACGCCTTCGCGCGGCTACGGCTGAGCGAGGGGCGAGACGCCGCCGGGCACGAGCCGGAGTACTTCGCGCGCTGGCTGGACTTCGCCTGCACTTACTACCCACCGGGCATCGGCCTGCGGGCGCCGCCATAAGGCACGATCCCCGATCAGCGGTTATGCAGAGGGGCGAGCGAGTGTCGAAACGAACAGCTTCAGCCGAAGGGTCCGAAACGACGCCGGAGGAGCAGATCCTGCGGGCGGCGCGACTGCTGCACCGGGCCCGCTACGCCATCGCCCTCACCGGCGCGGGGCTGTCGAAGGAGAGCGGCATCCCCACGTTTCGCGGCGAGGGCGGCCTCTGGACGCGCGACGGCGAGCCGCCGATGAACGGCTATCAGATCTTCCTGCGCGACCCGGCCGACCACTGGCGCCGCCGCATCGATCCGGGCGCCTCCTCCAACGAGCTGGGCGAAGCGATCGAGCGGGCGCAGCCGAACCCCGGCCACGTCGCCTTTGCCGAGCTGGAACGGCTGGGCTACCTGCGCGCCGTCGTCACGCAGAACATCGACAACCTGCACCGCCTCGCCGGCTCCGAGCGGCTGCTTGAGATCCACGGTAACCGGACATTGCTGCGCTGCATCGGTTGCGAAGCTCGCTACCGCCCGGACCAGGTGCCCACGGACGAGTTGCCGCCACGCTGCGACCGCTGCGGCGGCATCATCAAGTCGGACACGGTCATGTTCGGTGAGCCGATTCCCCGCTCCGTGCTGGAGCGTTGCTTCGACGCCGCCGAGCGGGCGGACCTCTGCCTCGTGGCGGGCACCTCGGCGCTGGTGACGCCGGCCGCCGATCTGCCCGTGACCGTCTGGCGCTCCGGCGGCGCGCTGATCGAGGTGAACACGGACGAAACGGCGCTCACGCCCTACTGCGCCGCCGTGCTGAGCGGACCCTCCGGCGAGCTGCTGCCGCGACTGGTGGAGGCCGTCAACGAACTGGAGCGGCGCGAGCCGCAGACGCGCGGCAGCGGCCTGGAGCGCCATGGCTGAGCGTGCGTTCGGAGCCGCGCCCGGCGCGTGATACACTCGCAGCGAGGCGAGGCGCCGCCAGCCGGCGCCGCCCGGTATGCCCCCATCGTCTAGCGGCCCAGGACGCCGCCCTTTCAAGGCGGAGATCAGGGGTTCGAATCCCCTTGGGGGTACCGCGGTAGGGATTGGGTGTCAGGGAATCGGGAATCGAACGGTAGGGGCGGTTCGCGCGCCGCCCTTCGCGGCGCCGGCCGCGACACTCCGCGCACCACCTTTACACGTTCTGAACGCGCCGCCCGCTGAACCTGAATCAGGCACTATCCTGATGCCGCCCGTTCGCCGGCGTCTTTGCCGTCTGGCGCGTCCGCCTCGATCACCTGGTTGATCTGTGCGCCGAACAAGAAGATGTAGGCCGTGACGTATCCGTAGATCATCAGCACCGCAACGCCGGCCAGGGCGCCGTACGCTTCCGTGGGAGCGGCGAAGTTGTTGATGTAGATCGAAAACGCGGCGGTGAACAGCAGCCAGAGCACCGCGGCCAGCAGCGAGCCGGCGCGGAGCCAGTACCAGTCCTGCTCGGTGTCCGGCGCGACATAGTAGACGAGCGCGAATGCGATCAGCACGCAGCCGACCAGCACCGGCCAGGTGACCAGCGCCCAGACCGCACCGAACGCCGGCGATGCACCCCACGCCAGCGACAGCTTGTCCGCCAGGTGGCTGCCGCCGACCACGACCACGATCACGGCCGTGAGCAGCAGGGCGATGCCCCAGCGCCGCCACCACGGCCGGTGTTCCTTCAGCTCGTAGATGGCATTCAACGCTTCGATCGCGGCGAGGAAGAAGCCGGCGATCGCCCAGATCGCGCCACCGAAGGCGATGACCGCGCCAACCGTCAGCGAGCCGTTCGCCTGCGTGCCCGACGCGCCGGCGATCTGGTGTTTGAGCGCCTCGCCTGCCGCCTTCGGCAGCGCCGCGCCGGCTACATTCACCATCGCAGCGACGAACCGCGTCTGATGCAGCGCCGTCATGAGCCACAGCGCGGAGACGGCCGCGGGGAAGAGGGCAAACACCGCGCGGAAGGCCAGGTTCCCGGCACGGACGGCGAGATCGTTCCGCTGCCCTCGGCGCAACGCCTGCCGCAGCAGCCGCCCCAGGCCGATGCGGTTCATGCCGGTGAAGGGGACGGGCACCCGGTTGCCGGCATCGACGGCGGCGCGCTCAAGTTGCGTCTGTGCGGTCATCCACCTGCACTCCGTTGCGGGCATTAACGGCCGCGGCATCCGTGGCCAGGCGGCGCCCACCCCAACGTAGGGGGCGGATGGCCGCCGTCTGTAGCTCGTGCAGGCGTCGTGCCGCACCGGAGCGGGTAGCGCGGCATCACTCGCTTGGCGCAGACGGCGTGACGATCGCGGTCTTGGCGGCAGCTCGGGCGCGGAGGGGGTCAGGAGTTGAATTCGGCCGCGATCAGATCGGGCAGCTCCGCCACGCTGCGCAGCAGGTGCGTGTGCCGCACGCGACCGAGCGATTCAACACCGTGCGAGCCGGTCAGCACGCCGACCACCCCGCCCGCGCCGGCGTTGCAGCCGGCCTGCAGATCGCGAGGCGTATCGCCGACCACGATCAGGTCACCGGCGGACTCGACGCCGGCGCGCTGCATCGCCAGGTGGATCATGTATGGCGCCGGCCGGCCTTCGGGCACTTCGTCGGACGCGGCGTGCGCGGCGAACGGCTGCGCGAGCCAGCCCAACCGCTTCAGCATGATCCGGGCGAGCGCCTGCCCGAAGCCGGTGTTCGTCGCCAGCTTCAACCCACGCCGCGACAGCGCCGCCAGGCAGTCGCCGGCGCCCGGGATCTCCGCGAGCGGCCCCTCACCGTAGGCGCCCACAAGCGCCGCGTCAAACCGATCGAAGGCGGCTGCGGCGGCCCGCTGCGCCTGCTCGCCCGGCCCGAACGCCCGCTCGGCGAACGCCCTGAAGATGCCTTGTTTGCTGCCGCCGCGAGCCGCCTGGAGGTCGGCCTCGGCAAAGGGAATCTGCTCGGCCGCGAGCGACTGCCGGTAGGCGTCCAGCACGGCGCCGCCGTCGTCCACCAGCGTGCCGGTCAGGTCGAAGACGACGAGACGAATCGTGGACATCCGCTCACACTCCATACACTCGGCGCCGGAGCGGGTTGCAGCAGATCGCGCCGTCCGTGAGCCTCGACCGGCGGCGCCCTGGCACGCGGACTGGCGAGCTGCCGCCGATCCTCCCCGGACGCCACGACGCCAGGCGTCGCGGCTCGTAGCATCGCAGCCTCACACTGCATTATCGCGGGGAAGGTTCGCGATGACGACAGATGGGCAAGAATCCGCGTCGCTTTGCAGCCGGTTAAGCGGGATCAGCCGGCGGCGCGATGCCGGTACTGCACGGCCTCGGCCACGTGCGCAGACGCGATGCCGTCACGGCCAGCGAGGTCGGCGATCGTGCGCGCCAGCTTGAGCGTGCGGTGAAACGCCCGCGCGGAGAGGCCGAGCTGCTCCATCGCCAGGCGCAGCAGCGAGCGGGCGCCGTCGTCGAGCACCGCCTGGCAGTGACGGCGCACGTCGGCCGGCGTCATCTCGGCATTGGTATGGATGCGTGTGCCGGCGAAACGCTCGGCCTGTCGGGTGCGGGCCGCTTCTACCCGTCCGCGTACACTGCTGGTCGCCTCCGCTGCAGCGGTGCCGGCAAGCTTCTCGAACTCGACGCGCGGCACGTCGATATGAATATCGATGCGGTCGAGCAGCGGTCCGGAGATGCGCCGCTGATAGCGGGCGACGGCGCCGGCCGAGCAGGTGCACGGCTTCGCCGGGTCGCCGTAGTAGCCGCAGGGACACGGGTTCATCGCCGCGACCAGCACAAAATTGGCGGGAAACGTCACCGTGCCCTGCGCCCGCGAGATCGTCACCAGGCGGTCCTCCATCGGCTGGCGCAGCACCTCGAGCACGTTCTGGCCGAACTCCGGCAGCTCGTCCAGGAAGAGCACACCACGATGGCTCAGCGAGATCTCGCCCGGGCGCGGGCGGCTGCCGCCGCCGACCAGGCCCGCGTGCGAAATCGTGTGGTGCGGCGCGCGGAACGGCCGCTGGGCGATCAGCGGCGTGCCGGGCGGCAACATGCCGCAGACACTGTAGATGCGTGTGACTTCCAGCCGCTCTTCGCCGCCCATGCGCGGCAGAATGCCCGGGATCGCCCGCGCCAGCAAGGTTTTGCCCGAGCCTGGCGGCCCGGACATCAAAACGTTGTGGCCGCCCGACGCCGCCACCTCCAGCGCCCGCTTGACGTGCTCCTGGCCACGCACCTCGGCCAGATCGGTGCCGCGCCACTCGAAGCCGTCGGCGTCCCCGGGCAGGCGGCCGGCTACCGGCGCGATCTCGCGGATGCCCGCCAGGTGTTCGGCCAGATCGCCCAGCGAGGCGGCCGGCAGCACCTGCATTCCCTCGACCAGCGCGGCCTCGGCGGCGTCTTCGGCCGGCACGAACGCCCGCTTTAGCCCCAGCTCGCGGGCGAATCCCACCATTGGCAGCACGCCGTGCGTGTGGCGCAGGCTGCCGTCGAGCGAGAGTTCGCCCAAAACGACGCTGTCACTCAGGTTGGCGACGATGCGGCCCGTGGCGATCAGCAGGCCGACGGCGATCGGCAGATCGAAGGCCGGCCCCTCTTTGCGCACGTCGGCGGGAGCGAGGTTGACGACGATGCGCCGCGGCGGCAGGGCGAAGCCGGAGTTTTTCATCGCCGCCCGCACCCGCTCTGCCGACTCGCGCACAGCCGCGTCCGGCAGACCGACGATCGTCAGTGAAGGCACGCCGACACCGCCGAGATCGACTTCGACCTCGACGAGGCGCCCTTGCAGGCCGATCACGGTGCAGGCGAGAACCTTGGCGAGGGGCACGGGGCACCCGGCGGGCGATGCTTCGCGGGGTCATCGTAGCAACCGCGCGTGGCTTGCCGCCAGATGCGGTGCGCGCCGTTCCGTGGTCCTCTCCATGGCGCCGCGATTGCCACTTTCCTCCGGCTTCATTGCGCCGGGCCGCTAGAACTTTGTCAGACCGTTTGGCCTGTGGAGGCGCTTGCAACCTTCTCATCTTTGTATTACTGTCTGACAGACTGACGAAAGCCACGAACCAGGAAGCGCGAGCCGTGGCCGCTGCTCCCGAGGAGGCGTTATGACCACCACTACATCCAGCGGCACGGCCCCGATCGCGTTTGAGACGCGGCCGGAACGCTACCGGCACTGGTCGCTGGCAATCGACGGCGACAGCGCGCAGCTGACGCTGGCCGTCGAGCGCTTCGGCGGGCTTGACCCCACGATCGAGCTGAAGGGCAACTCCTACGACCTGAGCGTCGATATCGAGCTGCACGACGCGGTGCAGCGGCTGCGCTTCGAGCATCCCGAGGTGCGCGCCGTGGTGATCGCCTCCGCCGACGACCGCATCTTCTGCTCCGGCGCCAACATCCACGCCCTGTCACGCGCCACGCACGCGCACAAAGTCAACTTCTGCAAGTTCACGAACGAGACGCGCCTCTATATCGAGGAGGCCAGCGCCGAGAGCGGCCAACGCTACATCGCCGCCTGCAACGGCGCCACGGCGGGCGGCGGCTACGAACTTGCGGCCGCCTGCGACGAGATCGTGTTCGTGGACGACAACGCCTCCGCCGTCAGCCTGCCGGAAGTGCCGCTGCTCGCCGTGCTGCCGGGCACCGGCGGCCTCACGCGCGTGATCGACAAGCGCCGCGTACGGCCCGACTTCGCCGATCGCTTCGCCACGATGGCCGAGGGCGTGAAGGGCAAACGCGCGCGCGACTGGGGGCTGGTGGACACGCTGGCGCCGCGCAGCCGCTTCGCCGAGGTTGTGGCCGAACGGGTCGCAACGGCACGGGCCGCCGCGAACGAGGCCTTTCGCGGGCCGGGAATCGCGCTTGACGCGCTCGACCCCATCGTGACGGAGACCCAGGTAGCCTACCGGCACGTGAAGCTCGATCTGGATCATGCTCGCAGGGTGGTCGAGATCACCGTGAGCGGTCCCACGGCCGGCCAGCCGCACGACGCCGTCGCCGCGCTGGGGGCCGCTGCGGACTGGTGGCCGCTGCGCATGGCCCGCGAGCTGGACGATGCGCTGCTGCGCCTGCGCTTCAACGAGCCGCAGATCGGCCTGCTGCTGCTGCGCACGCGCGGCGACCCAGACCTCGCCCACGCATGCGGTGAACTGCTGGCCGCGAATCCCCGCAGCTGGTTCGTGCGCGAGACACGGCTGCTGCTGGGCCGCGTGCTGCGGCGGCTGGACCTGACGGCGCGCAGCGTCTTTGCGATTGTGGATGAAGGCTCCAGTTTCGCCGGCCCGCTGTTCGAGCTGTTGCTCGCGGCCGACCGGGTCTACGTGCTCGACGCCAACGGCGTCGCGGCCCGGCCGGGCAGTCTCAGCGGCGGCGCCCTACCGCGCTGGAACGGCCTCTCGCGCCTGGCGACGCGCTTCCTCGGAGATCCCGCGCGGGTTGCGGCCGTGCGTGATGCGGGCCGCGCCGGCTCATTGAGCGCGCGTCAGCTCGACGACCTCGGCCTGGCCACGGAGCTGATCGACGCGATCGACTTCGAGGACGACTTGCGCGTCGCCGTCGAGGAGCGCGCCAGCCTCTCGCCGGACGCGCTCACCGGCATGGAGGCATCGCTGCGCTTCGGCGGGCCGGAGACGCTGGCGACGAAGATCTTCGGCCGCCTCTCCGCCTGGCAGAACTGGATCTTCACGCGGCCAAACGCCACTGGCCCGGCGGGCGCGCTCTCGCTCTACGGCAAACCGGAGCGACCGCGCTTCGACTACACGCGCACCTGATCGGGTGTCCGCGTCGCCCGGCACACGGTATGCGGCACGGCAGGAAGGTGAGTTATGGCGGACCTCTCGACCATACCCAACAACGTCGACCTGGAATCGGACAGCCGCCTGCAACACGCCCTGCACTCGTGGCAGCCGAACTTCCTCAAGTGGTGGATGGAGATAGGCCCGCAGGGCTGGCAGGCGCACGACGTCTATCTGCGCACGGCGGTGAAGGTCGATCCCAGCGGCTGGGCCCGCTTCGAGTACGTGAAGATGCCCGAGTACCGCTGGGGCATCTTCCTCGTACCCGAGAGCGGCGAGCGCCAGATCGGCTTCGGCGACTACGCGGGGCGCCCGGCCTGGGACGAGGTGCCCGGCGAGCACCGCAATGCGCTGCGGCGGATCATCATCACCCAGGGAGACACCGAGCCAGCCTCGGTCGAGCAGCAGGCCCGGCTCGGCAGCATCGCGCCCTCGCTGTACGATCTGCGCAACCTCTTCCAGGTGAACGTCGAGGAAGGACGCCACCTCTGGGCGATGGTCTACCTTCTGCACCGCTACTTCGGCCGCGACGGGCGCGAGGAGGCGGAGCAGCTGCTGGC
The sequence above is drawn from the Dehalococcoidia bacterium genome and encodes:
- a CDS encoding YifB family Mg chelatase-like AAA ATPase → MPLAKVLACTVIGLQGRLVEVEVDLGGVGVPSLTIVGLPDAAVRESAERVRAAMKNSGFALPPRRIVVNLAPADVRKEGPAFDLPIAVGLLIATGRIVANLSDSVVLGELSLDGSLRHTHGVLPMVGFARELGLKRAFVPAEDAAEAALVEGMQVLPAASLGDLAEHLAGIREIAPVAGRLPGDADGFEWRGTDLAEVRGQEHVKRALEVAASGGHNVLMSGPPGSGKTLLARAIPGILPRMGGEERLEVTRIYSVCGMLPPGTPLIAQRPFRAPHHTISHAGLVGGGSRPRPGEISLSHRGVLFLDELPEFGQNVLEVLRQPMEDRLVTISRAQGTVTFPANFVLVAAMNPCPCGYYGDPAKPCTCSAGAVARYQRRISGPLLDRIDIHIDVPRVEFEKLAGTAAAEATSSVRGRVEAARTRQAERFAGTRIHTNAEMTPADVRRHCQAVLDDGARSLLRLAMEQLGLSARAFHRTLKLARTIADLAGRDGIASAHVAEAVQYRHRAAG
- a CDS encoding YihY/virulence factor BrkB family protein codes for the protein MTAQTQLERAAVDAGNRVPVPFTGMNRIGLGRLLRQALRRGQRNDLAVRAGNLAFRAVFALFPAAVSALWLMTALHQTRFVAAMVNVAGAALPKAAGEALKHQIAGASGTQANGSLTVGAVIAFGGAIWAIAGFFLAAIEALNAIYELKEHRPWWRRWGIALLLTAVIVVVVGGSHLADKLSLAWGASPAFGAVWALVTWPVLVGCVLIAFALVYYVAPDTEQDWYWLRAGSLLAAVLWLLFTAAFSIYINNFAAPTEAYGALAGVAVLMIYGYVTAYIFLFGAQINQVIEADAPDGKDAGERAASG
- a CDS encoding Sir2 family NAD-dependent protein deacetylase, whose protein sequence is MSKRTASAEGSETTPEEQILRAARLLHRARYAIALTGAGLSKESGIPTFRGEGGLWTRDGEPPMNGYQIFLRDPADHWRRRIDPGASSNELGEAIERAQPNPGHVAFAELERLGYLRAVVTQNIDNLHRLAGSERLLEIHGNRTLLRCIGCEARYRPDQVPTDELPPRCDRCGGIIKSDTVMFGEPIPRSVLERCFDAAERADLCLVAGTSALVTPAADLPVTVWRSGGALIEVNTDETALTPYCAAVLSGPSGELLPRLVEAVNELERREPQTRGSGLERHG
- a CDS encoding HAD family hydrolase, yielding MSTIRLVVFDLTGTLVDDGGAVLDAYRQSLAAEQIPFAEADLQAARGGSKQGIFRAFAERAFGPGEQAQRAAAAAFDRFDAALVGAYGEGPLAEIPGAGDCLAALSRRGLKLATNTGFGQALARIMLKRLGWLAQPFAAHAASDEVPEGRPAPYMIHLAMQRAGVESAGDLIVVGDTPRDLQAGCNAGAGGVVGVLTGSHGVESLGRVRHTHLLRSVAELPDLIAAEFNS
- a CDS encoding PLP-dependent aminotransferase family protein → MVGTTTESASGTGQPWSEAEITRLLATPARLAQGWVPGPPPNKPVISLYAGVPDAPTFPVAEIGEAVRTVLQREPAPALEYLLGTPQGVVELRQMVVDVMEPEPGLALGAQNVVITSGSAHAFACVCQTFLDPGDYCVIEAPTYAGAIRAAKGSAARFAAVPMDEQGMRVDRLDETLDRLEREGTPAKLIYIIPVFHNPAGTTMPLERRRQLIEVASRHRVLIVEDDAYGELRYRGEPVPSLLSLSGGEGVIRMGTVSKTIAPGLRVGWIKGPKPLIDGLVRMRFDNGTSPFAQRTVRAYVEAGHFRPHVAVVRDVYKRKFEAMDAALGEHLSRLCSWTDPDGGFFIWVKLPDGLSDLALQPFAWDEGVSYFPGSAFYMNDDEHGHIRLAFSAVRPQEIGEAVARLGRAITRAAAGAR
- the boxC gene encoding 2,3-epoxybenzoyl-CoA dihydrolase, which translates into the protein MTTTTSSGTAPIAFETRPERYRHWSLAIDGDSAQLTLAVERFGGLDPTIELKGNSYDLSVDIELHDAVQRLRFEHPEVRAVVIASADDRIFCSGANIHALSRATHAHKVNFCKFTNETRLYIEEASAESGQRYIAACNGATAGGGYELAAACDEIVFVDDNASAVSLPEVPLLAVLPGTGGLTRVIDKRRVRPDFADRFATMAEGVKGKRARDWGLVDTLAPRSRFAEVVAERVATARAAANEAFRGPGIALDALDPIVTETQVAYRHVKLDLDHARRVVEITVSGPTAGQPHDAVAALGAAADWWPLRMARELDDALLRLRFNEPQIGLLLLRTRGDPDLAHACGELLAANPRSWFVRETRLLLGRVLRRLDLTARSVFAIVDEGSSFAGPLFELLLAADRVYVLDANGVAARPGSLSGGALPRWNGLSRLATRFLGDPARVAAVRDAGRAGSLSARQLDDLGLATELIDAIDFEDDLRVAVEERASLSPDALTGMEASLRFGGPETLATKIFGRLSAWQNWIFTRPNATGPAGALSLYGKPERPRFDYTRT